One stretch of Desulfatiglans anilini DSM 4660 DNA includes these proteins:
- a CDS encoding recombinase family protein: MMKNKSVAIYARVSTDKQKVDLQLEELKSYIERSGWTLYKEFIDQGFTGRNTSRPAFKEMMDEARQKKFTTLLVWKLDRLSRSLKDLINTLDELGSLGIDFVSYDNKIDTSTPTGKLVFQVIGAVAEFERDIISERVKAGLGSARRKGKRLGRPPVALYTLQKARGLREKGLSYRKIGEKLGISEGAVRKYCR; the protein is encoded by the coding sequence ATGATGAAGAATAAATCCGTCGCCATTTACGCCCGCGTATCCACCGACAAGCAGAAAGTGGACCTGCAATTAGAGGAGCTCAAGAGCTACATCGAGCGTTCCGGCTGGACGCTGTACAAGGAGTTCATCGACCAGGGATTTACCGGAAGAAACACTTCCCGGCCGGCCTTCAAGGAGATGATGGACGAGGCCCGCCAGAAGAAATTCACCACCCTTTTAGTTTGGAAACTGGACCGCCTCAGCCGGTCCCTCAAGGACCTGATCAACACCCTGGACGAATTGGGATCCCTGGGGATTGATTTTGTTTCGTATGATAATAAAATCGATACTTCTACACCCACCGGCAAGCTGGTCTTCCAGGTGATCGGCGCCGTTGCCGAATTCGAAAGAGACATCATTTCCGAAAGAGTGAAAGCCGGCCTGGGCAGCGCCAGACGCAAAGGCAAGCGCCTCGGAAGGCCTCCGGTGGCGCTCTATACTCTCCAAAAGGCCCGGGGCCTCCGTGAGAAAGGCCTGAGCTACAGGAAAATCGGGGAGAAGCTGGGGATTTCCGAGGGGGCAGTGAGAAAATATTGCCGTTAA
- a CDS encoding HEPN domain-containing protein: MGLKITSEAEFESMMENVDLAFREEGIPIHARPLRAIEAVSKTLNMHLLVAPIQSDPIPNLYEGPSLSAHILKWYNLRYGNRLKIDFSIGYSVIIIRNDAWLLKCPMIFGAIEVVCDRNLNNHYRDFVINKPGKPHQKPQLNLLRLIDNLPQGLANQLTDVELNAILNYYIDAQSLFNGIHSLCQKDDLALGAVTDFESSARFAIDSSANYGQSLWASLQAAEKILKYFIKVKGQKFPATHCLSKLAEQSYKLGLPIIEKDLLITVQCSASVRYNQPNCKLDKVVNSHRSAIYIALIVLNALFPANVKYSGKNPQTKIYDTVFIPGAFYFDPTRGFSYYCESIRDGVAVLILVESYQHGHLVQAVFRQNIKYQIYYQKILDTGEINRLKKVGEKIFRDKGIK, encoded by the coding sequence ATGGGATTAAAAATAACATCAGAAGCAGAGTTTGAATCAATGATGGAGAATGTAGATTTGGCATTCCGAGAAGAGGGAATCCCCATTCACGCGAGACCGCTTCGCGCTATTGAGGCGGTTTCTAAAACACTCAATATGCATTTGCTTGTTGCCCCTATTCAATCAGATCCAATTCCAAATCTCTATGAAGGTCCAAGTCTCTCAGCCCATATTTTAAAATGGTATAATCTCCGTTATGGCAATCGGTTGAAAATAGATTTTTCAATTGGATATTCTGTCATAATAATACGTAATGATGCTTGGCTACTCAAATGCCCAATGATATTTGGGGCAATCGAAGTGGTTTGCGATAGAAACCTAAACAACCACTATAGAGACTTTGTAATCAACAAACCCGGAAAACCTCATCAAAAACCACAGCTTAATCTTCTCCGCTTGATTGACAATCTGCCTCAAGGACTTGCTAACCAACTTACAGATGTAGAACTAAACGCTATTCTCAACTACTACATAGATGCACAAAGCCTATTTAATGGAATTCACAGCCTGTGCCAAAAAGACGATCTAGCTTTAGGAGCAGTTACGGATTTTGAATCTTCCGCACGTTTTGCAATAGATAGCTCTGCTAACTATGGCCAATCTCTGTGGGCTTCTTTGCAAGCGGCTGAGAAAATTTTGAAATATTTTATAAAGGTAAAAGGACAAAAATTCCCTGCTACCCATTGTCTATCAAAATTAGCGGAACAATCATATAAATTGGGTTTGCCCATAATTGAAAAGGATTTATTAATAACGGTCCAATGTAGTGCCAGCGTACGATATAATCAGCCCAATTGTAAATTAGATAAAGTAGTTAACTCGCACAGAAGTGCGATATATATTGCATTAATTGTGTTGAATGCTCTATTTCCAGCCAATGTAAAATATTCAGGAAAAAATCCTCAAACAAAGATCTATGACACTGTTTTTATTCCTGGCGCTTTTTACTTTGATCCAACTCGTGGCTTTTCATATTATTGTGAAAGTATCAGGGACGGGGTTGCCGTGCTAATCTTAGTAGAATCGTACCAACATGGTCATTTGGTGCAAGCGGTGTTTAGACAAAACATCAAATATCAAATTTATTATCAGAAAATTTTAGATACCGGAGAGATTAATCGCCTTAAGAAAGTTGGCGAAAAGATATTCCGTGATAAAGGCATTAAATAA
- a CDS encoding AbrB/MazE/SpoVT family DNA-binding domain-containing protein codes for MKKKNRPNIQEKEAMPLVKVIRNGQITIPKEFRNSLKIKDGDLLEIERSGFGFFVKPKVVLDKDEAMEKFFDGVAQIREKMKGADPKEVDAAIGEAIRTAKTATAKKRKANADA; via the coding sequence ATGAAGAAAAAAAATCGTCCCAATATCCAGGAGAAGGAAGCCATGCCGCTGGTAAAAGTCATCCGAAACGGACAAATCACCATCCCTAAGGAGTTCCGAAACTCTTTGAAAATCAAGGACGGGGATTTGCTGGAAATCGAGCGCTCCGGGTTCGGCTTCTTTGTCAAACCGAAAGTGGTGCTTGACAAGGACGAGGCCATGGAAAAGTTTTTTGATGGAGTGGCGCAAATTCGGGAAAAAATGAAAGGGGCTGATCCAAAGGAGGTTGACGCAGCCATCGGAGAGGCGATTAGAACCGCTAAAACAGCCACAGCTAAAAAACGTAAAGCTAACGCCGATGCATAA
- a CDS encoding tetratricopeptide repeat protein: MIKYARLMDALLLISFSIFFACSTDINPKANELYVAASKILDEAKNSTNNYMETFQLYAKARQKIDTIIQRYSSSNIAVSLMSGQSKISNLTLEEFKTLEHSLKYLADCDTNPLTCAVLLANKINDPFLLSSSLITIADAYDYVKYERKVIGLLSQAYNSALHITDEKNRIESLSGVAESYAKLGKTEKATRILSEALNIVSSLEDIAHISNSLRYILSACEKIGGTEGILALLSRMYPTVFLLINDDFYKPISFYELACTYTEIEQFDRAIQTALCIADEIWMSAAFSRISDKYVSSNQLEKALEIATKFSKKFSASDKIKNVILIADKYLESGQNTKASNLVFQALEIANSMEGQNSREKVEALTNISDKYILMGDKEKASEVLLLALGSV; encoded by the coding sequence ATGATAAAATATGCTCGACTCATGGATGCTTTACTACTCATTAGTTTTTCTATTTTTTTTGCATGCTCGACCGATATCAATCCGAAAGCCAATGAATTATATGTGGCCGCATCTAAAATTTTAGACGAAGCAAAAAATTCGACTAATAATTATATGGAAACCTTTCAATTATATGCAAAAGCTCGGCAAAAGATTGATACTATCATACAACGATATTCTTCTTCCAATATCGCCGTTAGTCTTATGTCTGGGCAGTCAAAAATATCTAATCTAACACTTGAAGAATTTAAAACCCTAGAACATTCTCTCAAATATTTAGCCGATTGTGATACTAACCCACTTACTTGTGCCGTGCTTCTAGCTAATAAAATAAATGATCCCTTTTTATTATCTTCTTCATTAATTACGATTGCAGATGCTTATGATTATGTAAAATATGAAAGAAAGGTAATAGGATTACTATCACAAGCGTACAATAGTGCGCTACATATCACAGATGAAAAAAATCGCATTGAGTCGCTCAGCGGGGTTGCCGAATCTTATGCGAAGCTAGGAAAAACAGAAAAAGCCACTAGAATACTGTCTGAGGCACTGAACATCGTCAGTTCTCTTGAAGATATCGCCCATATAAGCAACTCATTACGTTATATCCTAAGTGCATGCGAAAAGATTGGAGGGACTGAAGGAATTTTAGCCTTATTATCGCGAATGTATCCGACTGTTTTTCTGTTAATAAACGATGACTTTTATAAACCTATTTCATTTTATGAGCTTGCATGTACGTATACTGAAATAGAGCAATTTGATAGGGCAATTCAGACAGCTTTATGCATTGCAGACGAAATTTGGATGTCTGCTGCTTTTTCCCGTATCAGTGATAAATACGTGTCGAGTAATCAATTAGAAAAAGCGCTAGAAATAGCGACGAAATTTAGCAAAAAATTTTCTGCATCTGATAAAATTAAAAATGTTATCCTAATTGCAGATAAATATTTAGAATCTGGCCAAAATACAAAGGCTTCCAATCTCGTTTTTCAAGCATTGGAAATTGCGAATAGCATGGAAGGTCAGAATTCTAGGGAGAAGGTAGAGGCATTAACGAATATCAGTGATAAATATATCCTGATGGGGGATAAAGAGAAAGCTTCGGAGGTCCTACTGCTAGCGTTGGGAAGTGT
- a CDS encoding putative toxin-antitoxin system toxin component, PIN family, whose protein sequence is MHKVVFDTNVFISAIIKGKSNPGRLLDMVRGGEIELVLSPEILSEIQAVLHYPKIKKIHQLQPKAIDAFLKYIASIAQIVQPAKRLDVIKDDPSDNIYLECAVEGHTDFIVSGDHHLTDLKAYEGIRIMDPATFLRTIHDEE, encoded by the coding sequence ATGCATAAAGTCGTCTTCGATACCAATGTCTTCATCAGCGCGATTATCAAAGGAAAAAGCAATCCTGGCCGACTACTTGATATGGTTAGGGGAGGGGAAATAGAGCTTGTCCTGTCTCCTGAAATCCTTTCAGAAATTCAAGCCGTCCTGCACTATCCGAAGATAAAGAAAATCCACCAGCTACAACCAAAGGCTATCGACGCTTTTTTGAAATACATTGCATCGATTGCTCAAATAGTTCAGCCCGCCAAGCGTCTGGATGTCATAAAAGACGACCCCTCGGACAACATTTATCTGGAATGTGCGGTGGAGGGCCACACGGATTTTATTGTCAGCGGGGATCATCACCTTACCGATCTTAAAGCCTACGAGGGGATCCGGATTATGGATCCGGCTACTTTTTTAAGAACGATCCATGATGAAGAATAA
- a CDS encoding AbrB/MazE/SpoVT family DNA-binding domain-containing protein → MNKYVKIREQDMALMKIRKNFQLTIPHGLRRKFNLAEGDYVEVDTKDEFIVLRPVKVIQPDQEYFYTREWQEKEAEVDKDVRKGDIVGPFENAAEAIKALKTAKI, encoded by the coding sequence ATGAACAAATACGTCAAGATTAGGGAGCAGGATATGGCGCTGATGAAGATCAGGAAAAATTTCCAGCTGACCATTCCCCACGGCCTCCGCAGGAAGTTTAACTTGGCGGAAGGGGATTACGTCGAAGTGGACACCAAGGATGAATTCATCGTCCTTCGGCCGGTGAAGGTGATCCAGCCCGACCAGGAGTATTTCTACACCAGGGAGTGGCAGGAGAAAGAAGCCGAGGTTGACAAGGATGTCCGTAAGGGTGATATCGTCGGGCCCTTCGAGAATGCCGCCGAGGCCATCAAAGCCCTAAAGACCGCAAAAATATGA